From Candidatus Omnitrophota bacterium, the proteins below share one genomic window:
- a CDS encoding thioesterase family protein: protein MFIYKTKIHLHDTDAAGLLFFSNQLKIVHDAYESALDQAGFGFDVLLRRKKYFLPIVHAEAGYKAPLFVGDRITVEMTVERLGTTSFTFVYKIFNQKKTLVGTARTVHVTTDKKTRKKIPLPSELRKAVKTLL from the coding sequence ATGTTTATTTATAAGACCAAAATCCATCTCCACGACACCGACGCCGCCGGGTTACTTTTTTTCAGCAATCAGCTCAAGATCGTCCATGACGCCTATGAGTCTGCCCTGGACCAGGCCGGGTTCGGTTTTGACGTCCTCCTGCGGCGCAAAAAATATTTTCTGCCCATTGTCCACGCTGAAGCCGGATACAAGGCCCCCCTCTTTGTCGGAGACCGCATCACGGTCGAGATGACCGTGGAGCGGCTGGGCACGACGTCCTTCACGTTCGTCTACAAAATTTTTAACCAGAAGAAAACCCTCGTGGGCACGGCCCGCACGGTTCACGTGACCACGGACAAAAAAACGCGCAAGAAAATCCCTCTTCCCTCGGAACTCCGCAAGGCTGTCAAGACGCTATTGTAA
- the tpx gene encoding thiol peroxidase, whose translation MKERPGLVTLKGNPMILLGNEIKAGEPAPDCTLTTNDLSEVKLSSFKGKTCIISAVPSLDTPICDLQTKRFNQEAAQLGDDVIILTVSMDLPFAQKRWCGATGCDKVKTLSDYRYASFGEAFGVLIKGLRLLARSVFVLDKDGKVQYIQLVKEVATEPNYDEVLAAVKKLP comes from the coding sequence ATGAAGGAACGACCGGGTCTCGTGACCCTTAAAGGCAACCCCATGATCCTGCTCGGCAACGAAATCAAGGCCGGAGAGCCGGCGCCGGACTGCACCCTGACCACTAACGATCTGTCCGAGGTCAAGTTGTCTTCGTTTAAAGGAAAAACCTGCATCATCAGCGCTGTCCCGTCTCTGGACACGCCGATCTGCGACCTGCAGACCAAACGCTTCAACCAGGAAGCGGCCCAACTTGGAGACGACGTGATCATCCTGACCGTGAGCATGGACCTGCCGTTCGCCCAAAAACGCTGGTGCGGGGCCACCGGATGCGATAAAGTCAAAACGCTTTCCGATTACCGGTACGCTTCATTTGGCGAGGCGTTCGGCGTGCTGATCAAGGGCCTGCGTCTGCTGGCCCGTTCCGTTTTTGTGCTCGACAAGGACGGCAAGGTCCAGTACATCCAACTCGTCAAGGAAGTCGCGACAGAACCGAATTACGACGAAGTCCTCGCCGCCGTCAAAAAGCTCCCATAA
- a CDS encoding 1,4-dihydroxy-2-naphthoate polyprenyltransferase, translated as MTNQLKIWTLAARPKTLPAAIAPVVMATGMAFGDGIHHWPSAAVAMAAALLIQIGTNLANDYFDFKKGADTEERKGPTRVTQAGLVSPSGIVAAMTLTFLLAAACCVWLMLRAGWPIAVIGALSILSGIFYTAGPRPLGYLGLGEIFVLVFFGPVAVAGTYYVQSFEMNYAVILAGLGPGLLSAAILAVNNLRDIPTDSRSGKRTLAVRFGKVFAQREYLALVLLAGALPALIFALIQDHLGILACVALPLLAIKSFEDIFTFTDAARLNHTLAATGRLLLLYSVVFVAGWIL; from the coding sequence ATGACAAACCAACTCAAAATCTGGACTCTGGCCGCCCGTCCTAAAACCCTTCCCGCCGCGATCGCCCCGGTGGTGATGGCCACAGGCATGGCCTTCGGCGACGGAATCCACCACTGGCCCAGCGCGGCCGTGGCCATGGCCGCGGCGCTCCTCATCCAGATCGGCACCAATCTTGCCAACGACTACTTTGATTTTAAGAAAGGCGCGGACACCGAAGAACGGAAGGGCCCGACCCGCGTCACCCAGGCCGGGCTGGTCTCGCCGTCCGGCATCGTGGCCGCTATGACCCTGACATTTCTCCTGGCCGCGGCCTGCTGCGTTTGGCTGATGCTCCGGGCCGGCTGGCCGATCGCGGTCATCGGCGCGCTCTCGATCCTTTCAGGAATTTTTTACACGGCCGGGCCGAGGCCTCTCGGATATCTGGGGCTGGGAGAAATTTTTGTCCTGGTCTTTTTCGGGCCGGTGGCCGTGGCCGGAACCTATTACGTCCAGTCTTTTGAGATGAATTACGCCGTCATCCTGGCCGGGCTCGGGCCGGGGCTCTTGTCCGCCGCGATCCTGGCGGTCAATAACCTTCGCGACATTCCGACGGACAGCCGTTCCGGCAAACGGACCCTGGCCGTGCGCTTCGGAAAAGTTTTTGCCCAAAGGGAATACCTCGCGCTCGTCCTTCTCGCCGGGGCCCTGCCCGCGCTGATCTTTGCGCTCATCCAGGACCACCTGGGCATCCTGGCCTGCGTCGCTCTCCCCTTGCTTGCGATCAAGAGTTTCGAAGACATTTTCACGTTCACGGACGCCGCGCGCCTCAACCACACCCTGGCCGCCACAGGCCGCTTACTCCTTTTATACAGCGTCGTCTTTGTCGCGGGGTGGATCTTATGA
- the menB gene encoding 1,4-dihydroxy-2-naphthoyl-CoA synthase: protein MSEKIKWKDAGKYTDIKYHKAEGIAKITINRPQVRNAFRPLTVQEMSHALNDAREDAKIGAVILTGEGKEAFCSGGDQKVRGDAGYKDEHGVHRLNVLDFQRQVRTCPKPVIAMVAGYAVGGGHVLHVVCDLSIAAENAIFGQTGPKVGSFDGGYGASYLARIVGQKKAREIWFLCRQYNARQALEMGLVNAVVPYERLEEETVKWCREILQHSPIAIRCLKAALNADCDGQAGLQELAGNATMLFYMTEEGQEGRNAFVQKRKPDFSKFPKRP, encoded by the coding sequence ATGAGCGAAAAAATTAAATGGAAAGACGCCGGGAAATACACGGATATCAAATATCATAAAGCCGAAGGCATCGCCAAGATCACGATCAACCGGCCGCAGGTGAGAAACGCCTTCCGGCCCCTCACGGTCCAGGAAATGTCCCACGCCCTCAACGACGCGCGCGAAGACGCCAAGATCGGGGCTGTGATCCTGACAGGGGAGGGAAAAGAGGCCTTTTGTTCCGGCGGAGACCAAAAGGTCCGCGGCGACGCCGGGTACAAGGACGAGCACGGCGTGCATCGGCTGAACGTCCTGGATTTCCAGCGACAGGTCCGCACCTGTCCCAAACCCGTGATCGCCATGGTCGCCGGCTACGCGGTCGGCGGGGGCCATGTCCTGCATGTCGTATGCGACTTGAGCATTGCCGCAGAGAACGCCATCTTCGGACAGACCGGCCCCAAGGTCGGGTCGTTTGACGGCGGATACGGGGCCAGTTACCTGGCGCGGATCGTGGGCCAGAAAAAGGCGCGAGAGATATGGTTCCTCTGCCGGCAGTACAACGCCCGGCAGGCCTTGGAGATGGGGCTGGTGAACGCCGTTGTCCCTTACGAGCGGCTAGAAGAAGAGACCGTGAAATGGTGCCGGGAGATCCTCCAGCATTCGCCGATCGCCATCCGCTGCCTGAAAGCGGCGCTCAACGCCGACTGCGATGGACAGGCCGGGCTGCAGGAACTGGCCGGCAACGCGACCATGCTGTTCTACATGACCGAAGAGGGACAGGAAGGCCGCAACGCGTTCGTCCAAAAACGCAAACCGGACTTTTCAAAATTTCCGAAAAGGCCATAA
- the menE gene encoding o-succinylbenzoate--CoA ligase yields MTTIPCPVRRSVERNPEAAAVLESGKTLTYTQYDRRISAAARQLQKLGIQPGTRVAVYAQASTAVLILLPALFRLKAVACLLNLREPVPALASRIKMTGCKILFAPSSELETLKDLPGTRFPTEYLLTGDPDDEPAGGDPVVDFDQEATVIFTSGSTSEPKAILHSYGNHYDNALGSNELIPVTAGDRWLLSLPLYHVSGIGIMFRCFLGGGTVVVPQDKEDQADAISRYEITHASFVPTQLQRLLDRPNGPQTLKLLKAILLGGAPIPPGLTAAARRHSLKNVYCTYGLSEMASQVATGPITTDGNFCARILLHRDAKISPEGEILVNGKTLFLGYLSENKIHRPLTPDGWFATGDLGKISSEGGLTVTGRKDNMFISGGENISPEEIELALGRLNGVRRALVVAVEDRDLGQRPVAFLDTAPGAAVTETHILRELRNALSGYKIPRTYYLWPAEATQGLKVSKKLFRQMAETGTGLTRLQ; encoded by the coding sequence ATGACGACCATCCCATGCCCGGTCCGCAGGTCCGTCGAAAGGAATCCCGAAGCGGCCGCGGTCCTGGAAAGCGGAAAAACCCTCACTTACACGCAGTATGACCGCCGGATATCGGCAGCGGCGCGGCAGCTGCAAAAGCTCGGGATCCAGCCCGGGACCCGGGTCGCGGTTTACGCGCAGGCCTCGACGGCTGTCCTGATCCTTCTCCCGGCCCTGTTCCGATTGAAGGCCGTGGCCTGTCTCTTAAACCTGCGCGAACCGGTTCCTGCCCTGGCGTCGCGGATCAAAATGACCGGCTGCAAAATCCTGTTCGCGCCGTCCTCTGAGCTGGAAACCCTCAAAGACCTTCCCGGCACGCGGTTCCCCACGGAATATCTCCTCACCGGCGACCCGGATGACGAACCCGCCGGAGGCGACCCCGTGGTCGATTTTGACCAGGAGGCGACGGTCATCTTCACCTCCGGCAGCACCTCCGAACCCAAAGCGATCCTGCATTCCTACGGAAATCATTATGACAATGCCCTGGGATCCAATGAGCTCATCCCGGTCACAGCCGGAGACCGGTGGCTTTTGTCTCTGCCGTTGTACCATGTCAGCGGGATCGGGATCATGTTCCGTTGTTTCCTCGGAGGAGGGACCGTGGTCGTTCCGCAGGACAAGGAAGACCAGGCCGATGCGATTTCCCGATACGAGATCACGCACGCTTCTTTTGTGCCCACGCAACTGCAGCGGCTTCTGGACCGTCCGAATGGACCGCAAACGCTTAAACTTTTAAAAGCCATCCTGCTCGGCGGCGCGCCGATCCCGCCGGGGTTGACCGCGGCCGCCCGGCGGCATTCTCTAAAAAACGTGTATTGCACCTACGGCCTTTCGGAAATGGCGTCCCAGGTCGCAACAGGGCCAATCACAACGGATGGAAATTTTTGCGCCAGGATCCTGCTCCACCGGGACGCGAAGATCTCTCCCGAGGGAGAAATCCTCGTCAACGGAAAGACGCTTTTTCTGGGATATTTGTCAGAGAATAAAATCCACCGCCCGTTGACCCCCGACGGATGGTTCGCGACCGGCGATCTGGGAAAGATATCCAGCGAAGGGGGGCTGACCGTCACAGGCCGCAAGGACAACATGTTCATCAGCGGAGGGGAAAACATTTCCCCGGAGGAAATTGAACTCGCTCTGGGTCGGCTGAACGGCGTGCGCCGGGCGCTGGTGGTCGCGGTTGAGGACCGCGATCTGGGACAGCGCCCGGTGGCGTTTCTCGATACGGCTCCGGGCGCGGCAGTGACGGAGACGCACATCCTCCGGGAACTGCGAAACGCCTTGTCCGGCTACAAGATCCCCCGGACATATTACCTCTGGCCGGCAGAGGCCACGCAGGGGCTCAAGGTGTCCAAAAAATTATTCCGGCAAATGGCGGAAACAGGGACGGGGTTGACGCGGTTACAATAG
- a CDS encoding superoxide dismutase, which translates to MAFTLPNLPYPHNALEPYIDTKTMEIHHGKHHNAYVTNLNNAVAGKADLESKSLEDLVRNINAVPADIRGAVRNNGGGHLNHSMFWTLLAPAGKGGGGTPEGALAEAVNRDFGGFDAFKEQFAKAAVGRFGSGWAWLCASGGKLTIGSTPNQDNPVMDVSDFKGTPILGLDVWEHAYYLHYQNRRPDYIAAFWNVVNWSAVAKRFADAK; encoded by the coding sequence ATGGCCTTTACGTTACCGAATCTTCCGTATCCGCATAACGCCCTGGAACCGTACATCGATACCAAGACCATGGAGATCCACCACGGCAAGCATCACAACGCCTACGTCACCAATTTAAACAACGCCGTCGCCGGCAAGGCGGACCTCGAATCAAAATCCCTGGAAGACCTTGTCCGCAACATCAACGCCGTTCCGGCCGACATCCGCGGGGCCGTGCGTAACAACGGCGGCGGGCATCTCAACCATTCGATGTTCTGGACCCTGCTCGCTCCGGCCGGCAAAGGGGGCGGAGGGACACCGGAGGGCGCGCTCGCCGAGGCCGTCAACCGGGACTTCGGCGGCTTCGACGCCTTTAAAGAACAGTTCGCCAAGGCTGCCGTCGGGCGTTTCGGCAGCGGCTGGGCCTGGCTGTGCGCCAGCGGCGGGAAACTCACCATCGGATCCACTCCCAACCAGGACAATCCGGTCATGGACGTTTCGGATTTCAAGGGGACACCGATCCTCGGACTGGACGTCTGGGAGCACGCCTATTATCTGCATTACCAGAACCGCAGGCCGGATTATATCGCGGCCTTTTGGAATGTGGTCAACTGGAGCGCTGTGGCCAAACGCTTCGCCGATGCAAAATGA
- a CDS encoding ribonucleoside-diphosphate reductase subunit alpha, with product MSHETPVVGTGMKVQKRNGQVVAFNVTRISNAIGNAFKQFNGLPREAALPAAAAQEAEMVTQKVLSVLKERAAAQNILTVENIQDEVIRQLYENGYKQAASLYSEYRKQHAARRSLFELYTTIKRDGRVVSFKPEKITMAIAKALRAHNGGDWTEPLVQKSQDLTEMVLADIRKQWPEGKAIHIEEIQDLVEKNLMAGGLHDVAKRYILYREDRAKSRQTSAPGLDVSLEWVKSIRLKASGQEEKPFDLNALHFRMETCCAGLEGVSSENILTEAVKNYFNGMTEEQLAMANIMAARTCIEVEPNYSFTAARLLLLKEYRETIGHDVSFEGIKTEYATYFPQFIKKAVDLELLNPDLLGFDLQYLGNKLDAKRDFKFRYMGLQTLYDRYFLHWDGRRLELPQVFWMRVAMGLAKNEGAQKNERAVEFYNVLSTFRFTSSTPTLFNSGTRHSQLSSCFLTTVDDDLFHIFKCVQDDAMLSKWSGGLGNDWTNIRAMGARIKGTNGRSQGIIPFLKVANDTALAVNQGGKRQGAMCAYLEIWHLDVEEFLELRKNTGDERRRTHDMHTANWIPDLFMKRVKNNGDWTLFSPNETPDLHHIFGQAFEKRYEEYEALAREGKMRQFKTMPAVQLWRKMLSMLFETGHPWMTWKDPSNIRSPQDHVGVVHSSNLCTEILLNTSKEETAVCNLGSLNLAAHTTPQGIDHNKLRETIRTAVRMLDNVIDINFYPTVEAKTANQRHRPVGLGLMAFQDALFIQNFSYASQEAVQFADESMEAISYYAILASIELAQERGTYSSYTGSKWDRGMLPIDTLDLLERERGGYLTADRSFKMDWARIREELIKHGIRNSNIMAIAPTATIANIIGVTASVEPIFKNIFVKSNLSGEFTVVNEYLVEDLKKAGLWDQEMLNDLKYFDGSIQEIERIPEEIKRKYATAFEIEYEWMIESASRRQKWIDMGQSLNLYQAKPSGQKVNDMYMLAWEKGLKTTYYLRSMGATRIEKSTLDITDKKYINNIIGGRRQDDPKPQPAATTAAPAAATKPEAAGSKEDCEACQ from the coding sequence ATGTCGCACGAGACCCCCGTCGTCGGCACCGGCATGAAAGTCCAGAAACGCAACGGCCAGGTGGTGGCATTCAACGTGACCCGCATCTCCAACGCCATCGGCAACGCGTTTAAACAATTCAACGGCCTTCCCCGGGAAGCCGCCTTGCCGGCCGCGGCTGCCCAAGAGGCGGAGATGGTCACACAAAAAGTTTTATCGGTTCTTAAGGAACGGGCAGCGGCGCAAAATATCCTCACGGTTGAGAACATCCAGGACGAAGTCATCCGCCAGCTCTATGAAAACGGGTACAAACAGGCGGCTTCTCTTTATAGCGAATACCGCAAACAACACGCGGCCCGCCGCTCACTGTTTGAGTTGTACACTACGATCAAACGGGACGGAAGGGTGGTTTCCTTCAAACCGGAAAAAATCACCATGGCCATCGCCAAGGCCCTGCGTGCCCACAACGGGGGAGACTGGACGGAACCGCTTGTCCAGAAATCCCAAGACCTGACCGAGATGGTCCTGGCCGACATCCGCAAACAATGGCCCGAAGGCAAAGCCATCCACATCGAGGAGATCCAGGACCTGGTCGAAAAAAACCTCATGGCCGGCGGACTGCATGATGTGGCCAAAAGATATATTCTGTATCGCGAAGACCGCGCCAAAAGCCGGCAGACCTCAGCCCCTGGCCTCGATGTCTCCCTGGAATGGGTCAAAAGCATCCGCCTCAAGGCCTCCGGCCAAGAGGAAAAACCCTTTGACCTCAATGCCCTGCACTTCCGGATGGAAACATGCTGCGCCGGCCTGGAAGGCGTTTCGTCGGAAAACATCCTCACCGAGGCCGTCAAAAACTACTTCAACGGGATGACTGAAGAGCAGCTCGCCATGGCCAACATCATGGCCGCCCGGACCTGCATTGAAGTCGAGCCGAACTACAGCTTCACGGCCGCACGCCTGCTGCTTTTGAAGGAATACCGCGAGACCATCGGCCATGACGTCAGTTTCGAAGGAATCAAGACCGAATACGCGACGTATTTTCCCCAGTTCATCAAAAAGGCCGTCGATCTGGAGCTCCTCAACCCGGACCTTCTCGGCTTTGACCTGCAATATCTGGGAAATAAACTGGACGCCAAAAGGGATTTCAAATTCCGCTACATGGGACTCCAGACGTTGTATGACCGGTATTTCCTGCACTGGGACGGGCGCCGCCTGGAACTGCCGCAGGTCTTCTGGATGCGCGTGGCCATGGGGCTTGCCAAAAATGAAGGGGCCCAGAAAAACGAAAGGGCCGTTGAATTTTACAATGTCCTTTCGACCTTCCGCTTCACGTCTTCGACCCCGACGCTGTTCAACTCCGGTACGCGCCATTCCCAACTCTCGTCCTGCTTCCTCACAACCGTGGACGACGATCTTTTTCACATTTTCAAATGCGTCCAGGACGACGCCATGCTGTCCAAATGGAGCGGCGGGCTCGGCAACGACTGGACCAACATCCGCGCCATGGGCGCCCGGATCAAAGGGACCAACGGCCGCAGCCAGGGCATCATCCCGTTCTTGAAAGTCGCCAATGACACCGCCCTGGCCGTCAATCAAGGCGGAAAACGTCAAGGAGCCATGTGCGCGTATCTGGAAATTTGGCACCTCGATGTCGAGGAATTCCTCGAACTGCGCAAAAACACGGGGGATGAGCGCCGCCGCACCCACGACATGCACACGGCCAACTGGATCCCGGACCTCTTCATGAAACGGGTCAAAAATAACGGCGACTGGACCCTGTTCAGCCCCAACGAGACGCCGGATCTGCACCACATTTTCGGCCAGGCCTTTGAAAAACGGTACGAAGAATACGAGGCCCTGGCACGGGAAGGGAAGATGCGGCAATTCAAGACCATGCCGGCGGTCCAACTTTGGCGAAAAATGCTCAGCATGCTGTTCGAAACCGGGCATCCCTGGATGACCTGGAAGGACCCGTCCAACATCCGCTCTCCGCAGGACCACGTCGGGGTCGTGCACAGCTCAAACCTCTGCACGGAAATCCTCCTGAACACGTCCAAGGAGGAGACCGCCGTCTGCAACCTCGGATCCCTGAACCTGGCCGCCCACACAACGCCCCAGGGGATCGACCACAACAAACTGCGGGAAACCATCCGCACCGCGGTGCGAATGCTGGACAACGTCATCGACATCAACTTTTACCCCACCGTCGAAGCCAAAACCGCCAATCAGCGCCACCGCCCGGTCGGCCTGGGGCTGATGGCGTTCCAGGACGCGCTCTTTATCCAAAACTTCAGCTATGCTTCGCAGGAAGCCGTTCAATTCGCCGATGAATCCATGGAAGCTATTTCGTATTACGCGATTCTGGCCTCCATTGAGCTGGCCCAAGAGCGGGGGACGTACTCCTCCTACACCGGATCCAAATGGGACAGGGGGATGCTGCCGATCGACACTCTGGACCTTCTGGAACGGGAACGGGGCGGGTATCTGACCGCGGACCGGTCCTTCAAGATGGACTGGGCCCGGATCCGTGAGGAACTCATCAAGCACGGGATCCGCAACAGCAATATCATGGCCATCGCGCCGACCGCGACCATTGCGAACATCATCGGCGTGACCGCCTCTGTCGAGCCGATCTTCAAGAACATCTTCGTTAAAAGCAACCTCTCCGGGGAGTTCACGGTCGTCAACGAATACCTGGTGGAAGACCTCAAAAAAGCGGGGCTCTGGGACCAGGAGATGCTCAACGACCTCAAATACTTCGACGGGAGCATCCAGGAGATCGAACGGATCCCCGAAGAGATCAAACGCAAATACGCCACGGCCTTTGAGATCGAATACGAGTGGATGATCGAGTCCGCCAGCCGGCGCCAAAAGTGGATCGACATGGGGCAATCGCTCAACCTGTACCAGGCCAAGCCAAGCGGGCAGAAGGTCAACGACATGTATATGCTCGCGTGGGAGAAGGGGCTCAAGACCACCTATTACCTGCGGTCCATGGGCGCCACCCGCATCGAAAAAAGCACGCTCGACATCACCGACAAAAAATATATCAACAACATCATCGGCGGACGCCGCCAGGACGACCCCAAGCCGCAGCCCGCGGCCACAACAGCCGCTCCGGCCGCCGCGACGAAACCGGAAGCCGCCGGGTCCAAAGAAGACTGCGAGGCCTGCCAATAA
- a CDS encoding MIP family channel protein: MNVRALVAECIGTFTLIFIGVGAIVADHITGGQSGLTGIALAHGLAIAVMVSATAAVSGGHLNPAVTIGLFFAKKIDALNTIGYVISQCLGAIAAAFLIKLCVPTAALNAVNMGTPALGEGISVGMGLLTEIILTFFLIFVVYGTAVDKRAPKVGGLFIGLTVGLGVLMGGPISGAAMNPARHLGPALLGGGLDNIWLYWLGPVIGGILAAVTYRKVLEN; encoded by the coding sequence ATGAACGTCAGGGCACTTGTCGCAGAATGTATCGGAACGTTCACTTTGATTTTTATCGGCGTGGGGGCCATTGTTGCCGACCACATCACCGGCGGCCAGTCCGGGCTGACCGGCATCGCCCTGGCTCATGGATTGGCGATTGCGGTCATGGTCAGCGCCACTGCGGCTGTCAGCGGCGGGCACCTGAACCCGGCGGTCACGATCGGATTGTTCTTCGCCAAAAAGATCGACGCCCTCAATACCATCGGCTATGTCATTTCCCAGTGCCTCGGCGCCATTGCCGCGGCCTTCCTCATTAAGCTCTGCGTCCCGACCGCTGCTCTCAACGCCGTCAACATGGGCACCCCGGCGCTCGGCGAAGGGATTTCCGTCGGCATGGGACTCCTGACCGAAATCATCCTGACATTTTTCCTCATATTCGTCGTTTACGGAACGGCCGTTGACAAGCGCGCGCCGAAAGTCGGAGGGCTCTTCATCGGGCTGACCGTGGGGCTGGGTGTCCTCATGGGCGGACCCATTTCCGGAGCCGCCATGAACCCGGCGCGGCACCTCGGGCCTGCACTGCTGGGCGGCGGGCTTGACAACATCTGGCTTTACTGGCTCGGGCCCGTCATCGGCGGGATCCTCGCGGCCGTCACCTACCGCAAAGTCCTTGAAAACTAA
- the menC gene encoding o-succinylbenzoate synthase, whose amino-acid sequence MIVTEFIAYRYSLKLKRPVLVKGTKAATRDGIILQIKNADGTSGFGEISPLPGFSRETLIQAEHQLSQVKEEFLTREIPHGLTHLNGHFHNWFKSLALSPSVRFGAEMAILNLLANAKKVPLGQVIHEHHQPVGHVALCGLLQGSLEQVVEQAQTLLGLGYRSMKLKVGSQDIHEDADKVAAVNKITRDKVLLRLDANQGWDFEEALKFGKKIGPASLEYLEEPFKDIEKIPEFFLKTFIPVALDETLQTADFETIKSIEGVDVLVIKPMVLGGLENAWQLFQKARQMALLPVISSCYESALGIVALASMAEEGRHYVAAGLDTVNWFEENLLIQNPIVSNGNLDYHNSPVTESNINFRLLQRLQI is encoded by the coding sequence ATGATCGTTACGGAATTTATCGCTTACCGCTATTCCCTCAAACTCAAACGTCCGGTCCTCGTCAAAGGGACGAAGGCCGCCACGAGGGACGGCATTATTTTGCAAATCAAGAACGCGGATGGGACCAGCGGGTTCGGCGAGATTTCGCCCCTGCCGGGATTCAGCCGGGAAACCCTGATCCAGGCGGAACACCAGCTCAGTCAAGTAAAGGAAGAATTTCTGACCCGGGAGATCCCGCATGGGCTCACGCACCTGAACGGCCATTTCCACAACTGGTTCAAATCGCTGGCACTTTCCCCGTCCGTCCGCTTCGGAGCGGAGATGGCAATCTTAAATCTCCTGGCGAATGCCAAAAAAGTCCCCCTGGGGCAGGTGATCCACGAGCATCATCAGCCCGTCGGGCACGTGGCCCTGTGCGGTCTTTTGCAGGGTTCCCTGGAGCAGGTCGTGGAACAGGCCCAAACCCTGCTGGGACTCGGGTATCGCAGCATGAAACTCAAAGTGGGGTCCCAGGACATCCATGAGGACGCGGACAAGGTCGCCGCGGTCAACAAGATCACCCGGGACAAAGTCCTGCTGCGGCTCGACGCCAACCAGGGCTGGGATTTCGAAGAGGCCCTGAAATTCGGCAAAAAGATCGGGCCGGCGAGTCTTGAATATCTCGAGGAACCGTTCAAGGATATCGAAAAAATCCCGGAATTTTTCCTCAAGACCTTTATACCTGTGGCCCTTGATGAGACACTGCAGACAGCGGATTTTGAAACGATCAAATCCATCGAAGGCGTGGATGTCCTGGTCATCAAGCCCATGGTCCTGGGCGGGCTTGAAAACGCCTGGCAGCTTTTTCAGAAAGCGCGGCAGATGGCCTTGCTGCCGGTGATCAGCTCCTGCTATGAGTCCGCGCTGGGGATCGTGGCCCTGGCCAGCATGGCCGAGGAGGGACGGCACTATGTCGCCGCCGGGCTCGACACCGTCAATTGGTTTGAAGAAAACCTCCTGATCCAGAACCCCATCGTTTCCAACGGCAACCTGGACTACCACAACTCACCCGTCACCGAATCCAACATCAATTTCCGGCTTCTGCAACGGCTGCAGATATGA